From the genome of Duffyella gerundensis, one region includes:
- a CDS encoding bifunctional 2',3'-cyclic-nucleotide 2'-phosphodiesterase/3'-nucleotidase: MFKPGITLLALAVTAASHAATVDLRIMETTDLHSNMMDFDYYKDTPTEKFGLVRTATLINAARAEVKNSVLVDNGDIIQGSPLGDYMAAKGLGKDEVHPVYKAMNTLDYSVGNLGNHEFNYGLDYLHKALSGAHFPYVNANIIDSKTHQPLFTPYLIKATTVTDRAGKTHRLNIGYIGFVPPQIMVWDKANLQGKVTVNDITETARHYVPEMRSKGADIIVAIPHSGLSSEPYHAMAENSVYYLSQVPGIDAIMFGHAHAIFPSDEFKAIKGADIAQGTLNGVPAVMPGMWGDHLGVVDLVLESKTAGGWQISSGKAEARPIYDKAAKKSLAGEDQALVNVLADAHKATRDFVAKPIGRSADVMYSYLSLIQDDPTVQIVNNAQRDYVERFIQGDPDLARLPVLSAAAPFKAGGRKNDPASYVEVEKGALTFRNAADLYLYPNTLVVLKVTGAEVKEWLECSAGQFNQIDTTRTEPQSLINWDFRTYNFDVIDGVNYQIDVTQPARYNNDCKLINAGASRIHQLTFNGKPIDPAATFLVATNNYRATGGSFAGTGESHIAFASPDENRSVVAAYISAQTKAHGEVHPQADNNWRLAAINSSTLLDIRFETAPGEKATRFIKDYAQYPLQPKGNDAIGFALWQVNLQQPKP, encoded by the coding sequence ATGTTTAAACCCGGTATCACGCTGCTGGCGCTGGCGGTCACCGCTGCAAGCCATGCGGCCACGGTTGACCTGCGCATCATGGAAACCACCGATTTACACAGCAACATGATGGATTTCGATTATTACAAAGACACGCCAACCGAGAAGTTTGGCCTGGTGCGCACCGCCACGCTGATCAACGCCGCGCGCGCCGAGGTAAAAAACAGTGTTTTAGTCGACAACGGCGATATCATTCAGGGCAGTCCGCTCGGCGATTATATGGCAGCGAAAGGGCTGGGCAAGGATGAGGTGCATCCGGTGTATAAAGCGATGAATACCCTGGATTACAGCGTCGGCAACCTCGGCAACCACGAATTCAACTATGGCCTCGACTACCTGCACAAGGCGCTGAGCGGCGCGCATTTCCCTTATGTGAATGCCAATATCATCGACAGCAAAACCCACCAGCCGCTGTTTACGCCTTATCTGATCAAAGCCACCACGGTGACCGATCGCGCCGGCAAAACCCACAGGCTGAATATTGGCTACATCGGCTTTGTGCCGCCGCAGATCATGGTCTGGGATAAGGCGAACCTGCAGGGCAAAGTTACCGTTAACGACATTACCGAGACCGCACGCCATTACGTGCCGGAAATGCGCAGCAAAGGCGCCGATATTATCGTGGCGATTCCGCATTCCGGCCTGTCCAGCGAACCTTACCACGCGATGGCAGAGAACTCGGTTTACTATCTCAGCCAGGTGCCCGGCATTGATGCCATTATGTTTGGCCATGCGCACGCCATCTTCCCGAGCGATGAATTTAAGGCGATAAAAGGCGCTGACATTGCACAGGGTACGCTGAACGGCGTACCGGCGGTGATGCCAGGCATGTGGGGCGATCACCTTGGGGTGGTGGATCTGGTGCTGGAGAGCAAAACCGCGGGCGGCTGGCAGATCAGCAGCGGCAAAGCGGAAGCGCGGCCGATTTATGACAAGGCGGCGAAGAAGTCGCTGGCCGGAGAAGATCAGGCGCTGGTCAATGTGCTGGCCGATGCGCACAAGGCGACGCGCGACTTCGTCGCCAAGCCGATTGGCCGCTCCGCCGACGTCATGTACAGCTATCTGTCACTGATTCAGGATGATCCGACGGTGCAGATTGTGAACAATGCGCAGCGTGATTACGTTGAGCGTTTTATTCAGGGCGATCCGGACCTGGCACGTTTGCCGGTGCTCTCCGCGGCGGCGCCGTTCAAAGCGGGTGGGCGTAAAAACGATCCCGCCAGCTATGTTGAAGTGGAAAAAGGCGCGCTAACCTTCCGTAACGCCGCCGATCTCTATCTCTATCCCAACACGCTGGTGGTGCTGAAGGTCACCGGCGCCGAGGTTAAAGAGTGGCTGGAGTGCTCAGCCGGGCAGTTTAATCAGATCGATACCACACGCACTGAGCCGCAGTCGCTGATTAACTGGGATTTCCGTACCTACAATTTTGATGTGATCGATGGCGTTAATTATCAAATCGATGTGACGCAACCCGCGCGTTATAACAACGACTGCAAGCTGATCAATGCTGGCGCGTCACGAATTCATCAGCTTACCTTTAACGGCAAGCCGATCGATCCGGCAGCGACGTTTCTGGTGGCGACCAATAATTACCGCGCCACTGGCGGCAGCTTTGCCGGGACCGGTGAAAGCCATATCGCCTTTGCCTCGCCGGATGAGAACCGATCGGTGGTCGCGGCGTATATCAGCGCGCAGACCAAAGCGCACGGCGAAGTACATCCGCAGGCGGATAATAACTGGCGACTGGCGGCGATAAACAGCAGCACGCTGCTGGATATTCGTTTTGAAACCGCACCGGGCGAGAAGGCGACGCGCTTCATTAAGGATTACGCGCAGTATCCGTTACAACCCAAGGGCAATGATGCGATTGGTTTTGCGCTGTGGCAGGTAAATTTACAGCAGCCGAAGCCCTGA
- a CDS encoding DUF1107 domain-containing protein, whose translation MKIFQRYNPLQVAKYVKTLFKGRLYIKDVGAFEFDKGKILLPRVKDKQHFSVMSEVNRQVMRLQADFG comes from the coding sequence ATGAAGATTTTTCAGCGTTACAATCCCTTGCAGGTCGCCAAATATGTCAAAACGTTGTTTAAAGGGCGGTTATATATCAAGGACGTAGGAGCGTTTGAGTTCGATAAAGGAAAGATTTTGCTGCCGCGCGTTAAGGATAAACAGCACTTTAGCGTGATGTCAGAAGTAAACCGCCAGGTCATGCGTTTACAGGCTGATTTTGGCTAG
- the cysQ gene encoding 3'(2'),5'-bisphosphate nucleotidase CysQ, with amino-acid sequence MLEQICQLSRKAGDAIMQVYNGETPADITHKSDDSPVTAADIAAHHIIIAGLRELDAETPVLSEEDPASWEERQHWQRYWLVDPLDGTKEFIKRNGEFTVNIALIEHGKPVMGVVYAPVLDVLYSAADGKAWKEEGGHKTQIHVADARPPLVVISRSHADSDPELKEYLAQLGEHQTVSIGSSLKFCLVAEGKAQLYPRFGPTNIWDTGAGHAVAIAAGAHVHDWKGQTLDYTPRESFLNPGFRVSMF; translated from the coding sequence ATGTTAGAGCAAATTTGCCAACTTTCCCGCAAGGCGGGCGACGCAATCATGCAGGTCTATAACGGCGAAACACCGGCAGATATCACGCACAAGAGCGATGATTCTCCGGTCACCGCTGCGGATATTGCAGCACATCACATCATTATTGCGGGCCTGCGCGAGCTGGATGCGGAAACGCCGGTGCTGTCCGAAGAGGATCCTGCGAGTTGGGAAGAACGCCAGCACTGGCAGCGTTACTGGCTGGTTGATCCGCTGGATGGCACCAAAGAGTTTATCAAGCGCAACGGCGAGTTCACGGTGAATATCGCCCTGATTGAGCACGGCAAACCGGTGATGGGCGTGGTCTACGCGCCGGTGCTGGATGTACTGTATTCCGCCGCCGACGGCAAAGCGTGGAAAGAAGAGGGCGGGCATAAAACGCAGATTCATGTCGCTGACGCGCGCCCGCCGCTGGTGGTGATTAGCCGTTCCCATGCCGACAGCGATCCGGAGCTAAAAGAATATCTGGCGCAGCTGGGCGAGCATCAAACCGTTTCGATCGGCTCCTCGCTGAAATTTTGCCTGGTTGCTGAAGGTAAAGCGCAGCTCTATCCACGCTTTGGGCCGACCAATATTTGGGATACCGGCGCGGGTCATGCGGTGGCCATTGCGGCTGGTGCACATGTTCATGACTGGAAAGGACAAACGCTGGATTATACGCCGCGTGAATCTTTCCTTAATCCGGGCTTTCGCGTCTCCATGTTCTGA
- a CDS encoding Ig-like domain-containing protein has protein sequence MKNNGADSGKKAATDAQAGALPLSDFSLNTSTLNITQTTSPAAPRMATANAPVTITQVIDNIGKTGTVTHNSTIDDPRPMFLGRAGANQLVTLYDHLGEALGSAYADAAGHWRIQPEFDLPEGPQGITAETATRWSAGFQFNYKPAADFPLEITFVEDHVGDYAKHYNSIHQLKMVDDPRPPVSGRAGVGELVTVYANTQAGKVLIGSAVADEEGRWTVTPLADMSNGHQQLVAETASKQSAGFTLVVNVPQPAPVQDEQPAADTPSLLARSAAADNTPVTITQVMDNVGKTGAAGNRDNIDDPRPVFSGRAGANQLVTLYNMAYEAIGSAFADQNGNWTIQPNVDLVRGMESYTAETATRWSNDIWLNYIPAADAVLAITQVDDGTGGFNNSDTFKISGDARPTISGVAGVGEIVNVYANSQAGKMLIGSAVAGHDGRWVLTPEVDIANGHVQLVAETASKQSAGFTLAVNAPEAAEENNLLIINDYAWDDVGRPGFIGNAGAAESYSGADRTDDTRPTFDGSAAPGERVTLYSGDVVLGSVIADNDGWWELEITTPLRQGVVHNVVAKTETHTSNEFVINIDNPGYAAVNISRAFDNVNKQGAISQGKETDDARPTFSGTAGANEVVTLYSGDQVLGSTLANSNGSWTLEIDESLDNGTHLVRAMTEHNTSNAVNINVQAPEPTFSRSLARGFDMVDDSLLVAGDTPLFDETIDAESADLPLALNTVDWLVSSENGVMANLGAASDSLKVEEEMNTLTF, from the coding sequence ATGAAAAATAACGGTGCCGACAGCGGCAAAAAAGCAGCAACCGACGCACAGGCTGGCGCATTGCCGCTGAGCGATTTTTCTCTTAACACCTCGACTCTGAACATTACCCAGACAACTTCACCTGCGGCGCCGCGCATGGCCACAGCCAATGCACCCGTGACCATTACTCAGGTTATCGATAACATCGGCAAGACCGGCACCGTGACGCATAACAGCACCATTGACGATCCGCGCCCAATGTTCCTGGGTCGTGCGGGTGCTAACCAGCTGGTCACACTTTATGATCACCTTGGCGAAGCTCTGGGCAGCGCCTATGCGGATGCCGCAGGTCACTGGCGCATCCAGCCAGAATTTGATTTGCCTGAGGGACCACAGGGTATTACCGCAGAAACCGCGACCCGCTGGAGCGCAGGCTTCCAGTTCAATTACAAGCCGGCGGCAGATTTTCCGCTGGAAATCACCTTCGTTGAAGACCATGTCGGTGACTATGCAAAACACTACAACTCTATTCACCAGCTTAAAATGGTCGACGATCCACGTCCGCCTGTTAGCGGCCGCGCCGGTGTCGGCGAGCTGGTAACCGTTTATGCCAATACGCAGGCTGGCAAAGTCCTGATTGGCAGTGCCGTAGCAGATGAAGAGGGGCGCTGGACGGTAACGCCACTGGCGGACATGAGCAACGGCCATCAGCAATTGGTAGCCGAAACGGCCTCGAAGCAAAGCGCGGGCTTTACGTTGGTGGTTAACGTACCGCAGCCAGCGCCGGTGCAGGATGAGCAGCCCGCGGCGGATACGCCTTCTCTGCTGGCGAGATCGGCCGCCGCTGACAATACGCCGGTAACCATTACGCAGGTTATGGATAACGTGGGTAAAACCGGCGCGGCAGGTAATCGCGATAACATTGACGATCCACGCCCTGTGTTTAGCGGACGTGCAGGCGCGAACCAGCTGGTAACGCTGTACAACATGGCTTACGAGGCGATCGGCAGCGCCTTTGCAGACCAGAATGGTAACTGGACCATCCAGCCGAACGTTGATCTGGTTAGAGGTATGGAGAGCTATACCGCAGAAACGGCGACCCGATGGAGCAACGATATCTGGTTGAACTACATTCCGGCAGCCGATGCGGTGCTGGCGATCACCCAGGTTGATGACGGCACGGGCGGCTTCAACAATTCCGACACCTTCAAGATTTCTGGCGATGCGCGTCCGACCATCAGCGGCGTAGCCGGTGTCGGTGAAATCGTAAACGTGTACGCAAACAGTCAGGCTGGCAAAATGCTGATCGGCAGCGCCGTCGCCGGTCATGATGGACGTTGGGTCCTCACGCCGGAAGTGGATATTGCTAACGGTCATGTGCAGCTGGTGGCTGAAACGGCTTCGAAGCAAAGTGCAGGCTTTACGCTGGCGGTTAATGCGCCTGAGGCAGCGGAAGAGAACAACCTGTTGATCATCAATGATTACGCCTGGGATGACGTGGGCCGCCCGGGTTTTATTGGCAATGCCGGTGCCGCGGAAAGCTACAGCGGTGCCGATCGCACCGATGACACCCGGCCAACGTTTGATGGCAGCGCTGCACCTGGCGAACGGGTAACGCTATACAGCGGTGACGTGGTACTGGGCAGCGTGATCGCCGATAACGATGGCTGGTGGGAGCTGGAGATTACTACGCCGTTACGCCAGGGCGTGGTGCATAACGTGGTAGCGAAGACCGAGACGCATACCAGCAATGAGTTTGTGATCAATATCGATAATCCAGGCTATGCGGCGGTCAATATCAGTCGGGCCTTCGACAATGTGAATAAGCAGGGCGCTATTTCGCAGGGCAAAGAAACCGATGACGCGCGTCCAACCTTTAGCGGCACTGCAGGTGCCAATGAGGTGGTCACGCTTTACAGCGGCGATCAGGTCCTGGGCAGCACCCTGGCCAACAGCAACGGTAGCTGGACACTGGAAATCGATGAGAGCCTGGATAACGGTACGCATTTGGTGCGCGCGATGACCGAGCACAACACCAGCAACGCGGTGAACATTAACGTGCAGGCTCCAGAGCCGACGTTCTCGCGCTCGCTGGCCCGTGGCTTTGACATGGTTGATGATTCGCTGCTGGTAGCCGGCGATACGCCGTTATTCGATGAGACCATTGACGCGGAGTCGGCCGATTTGCCGTTAGCGCTTAACACCGTGGATTGGTTAGTGAGCAGCGAAAATGGCGTAATGGCAAATCTCGGCGCCGCCAGCGACAGCC